One genomic region from Zalophus californianus isolate mZalCal1 chromosome 12, mZalCal1.pri.v2, whole genome shotgun sequence encodes:
- the GBX1 gene encoding homeobox protein GBX-1, with protein sequence MQRAGGGGAPGGSGGGSGGGPGTAFSIDSLIGPPPPRSGHLLYTGYPMFMPYRPLVLPQALAPAPLPAGLPPLAPLASFAGRLTNTFCAGLGQAVPSMVALTTALPSFAEPPDAFYGPQELAAAAAAATAARNNPEPGGRRPEGGLEANELLPARDKVAEPPPPPPPHFSETFPSLPAEGKVYSSDEEKLEAPAGDPAGSEQEEEGSGGDSEEDGFLDSSAGGPGALLGPKPKLKGSLGTGAEEGAPVAAGVTAPGGKSRRRRTAFTSEQLLELEKEFHCKKYLSLTERSQIAHALKLSEVQVKIWFQNRRAKWKRIKAGNVSSRSGEPVRNPKIVVPIPVHVNRFAVRSQHQQMEQGARP encoded by the exons ATGCAGAGAGCTGGAGGCGGGGGTGCCCCCGGGGGCAGCGGcgggggcagtggtgggggcCCGGGCACTGCCTTCTCCATCGACTCCCTGAtcgggccgccgccgcctcgcTCCGGCCACTTGCTCTACACCGGCTATCCCATGTTCATGCCCTATCGGCCGCTAGTGCTGCCGCAGGCGCTGGCCCCTGCACCGCTGCCGGCTGGCCTCCCGCCTCTCGCCCCACTAGCCTCCTTTGCCGGCCGCCTTACCAACACCTTCTGCGCGGGACTGGGCCAGGCCGTGCCCTCGATGGTGGCGCTGACCACGGCGCTGCCCAGCTTCGCGGAGCCGCCCGACGCCTTCTACGGGCCCCAGGagctcgccgccgccgccgccgccgccactgccGCCCGAAACAACCCCGAGCCGGGCGGCCGACGCCCGGAGGGCGGGCTGGAAGCCAACGAGCTGCTGCCCGCCCGGGACAAAGTGGCAGagcccccaccgcccccgcctCCGCACTTCTCAGAGACTTTCCCAAGTCTGCCGG CAG AGGGGAAGGTGTACAGCTCGGACGAGGAGAAGCTGGAGGCACCAGCGGGGGACCCAGCGGGCAGCGAACAGGAGGAAGAGGGCTCAGGCGGTGACAGCGAAGAGGACGGTTTCCTGGACAGTTCCGCGGGCGGCCCCGGGGCTCTCCTGGGACCTAAACCGAAGCTCAAGGGAAGCCTGGGGACTGGAGCGGAGGAGGGGGCGCCGGTGGCGGCGGGAGTCACAGCTCCTGGGGGCAAGAGCCGACGGCGCCGCACCGCATTCACCAGTGAGCAGCTTTTGGAGTTGGAGAAGGAGTTTCATTGCAAGAAATACCTGAGCTTGACAGAGCGTTCCCAGATCGCCCACGCCCTCAAGCTCAGTGAGGTGCAGGTCAAGATCTGGTTTCAGAATCGGCGCGCCAAGTGGAAGCGCATCAAAGCCGGCAATGTGAGCAGCCGTTCTGGGGAGCCCGTAAGAAACCCCAAGATTGTGGTACCCATACCGGTGCACGTCAACAGGTTTGCCGTACGGAGCCAGCACCAACAAATGGAACAGGGGGCCCGGCCCTGA